The following proteins come from a genomic window of Campylobacter concisus:
- a CDS encoding helix-turn-helix domain-containing protein — protein sequence MQLADRIKDFIEANKSSGMSQNKFATALGINPAYISGYIKEGSSYKYADKVEEPA from the coding sequence ATGCAATTAGCAGACAGAATAAAAGACTTCATCGAAGCTAATAAATCAAGCGGTATGAGTCAGAACAAATTTGCTACGGCGTTGGGAATAAATCCCGCGTATATCTCGGGATATATAAAGGAAGGCTCTAGCTACAAGTATGCCGACAAAGTAGAAGAGCCAGCTAA